Proteins encoded in a region of the Apostichopus japonicus isolate 1M-3 chromosome 19, ASM3797524v1, whole genome shotgun sequence genome:
- the LOC139960091 gene encoding ATP-binding cassette sub-family C member 3-like, which translates to MRPLSVGHSQLICLARALLLKTKILILDEATAAVDLETDDLIQATIRTEFVDCTILTIAHRLNTIMDNTRVLILDSGEIAEYDTPVKLLETGGIFYGMAKDVRRPSSILSISQTLFWFCILDKSLRKKRSCDTVLEVTNEKTTS; encoded by the exons ATGAGGCCACTGAG TGTCGGACATAGTCAGCTCATCTGTCTTGCGAGAGCTCTTCTCCTTAAAACAAAGATTCTGATATTGGACGAGGCGACTGCGGCCGTTGATCTGGAGACGGATGATTTGATCCAGGCAACCATCAGGACTGAGTTTGTTGACTGCACCATCCTGACAATAGCTCATAGACTGAATACAATTATGGACAACACAAG AGTGCTGATTCTAGATTCTGGAGAGATAGCAGAATATGATACTCCAGTTAAGCTGTTGGAGACTGGAGGCATCTTCTACGGAATGGCGAAGGACGTACGCCGGCCTAGTAGCATCTTGAGTATATCGCAAACATTGTTTTGGTTCTGCATTTTGGATAAAAGCCTGAGGAAAAAACGGTCATGTGACACTGTTCTTGAAGTAACCAACGAGAAGACGACCAGTTGA